The Streptomyces sp. NBC_00459 DNA segment GCAGCGCGAGGGTCGCCCCGCTCGCCTTGGAAACGGTGGTGCGGTTGCTCTTGAGGTGAACGACCAGGTCGCCACCGAGGACGGGCAGTCCGGCGTAGGTGCGTTCGTAGCGGGTGTGGGTGGTGCCGTCGGCGTCCTGGACGACGTCCTTGACGACGAGCTTCTCCTGGGCGCCGAGGGCGAGTTGACGGGCCGTGGCGCCGGACGCGGTCTGCGCGCTCTTGATCAGTGAGGCGCGGCGGGCCGCCGACAGGGGCACGGCTGCGGCTCCTGCGCGAGGCTCGGCGCTGATCTTGGCCGGGCCCGGGTCGGCCGGGGTCGGGGCCGCGGTCGCGGTGCCGGCGGGAGCTCCCAGCGCGAGCAGGGTCCCGATGGTCGTCATCGCGAGGGCGGCGGTGGCGCGTCTGCGCCGGAGGATGGGGCGGTGTCGCCGGGGCAACGGGTTCTCCTTCTGTGCGACGGTCGGCCCGTGGTGGGGACCGACGTGGGGGCGGACCGACGGGATGAGGCCGGTCCGGAGCGCTGCACGGCAGGCGGGTGCAAGGAGGTGGGGGGTGAGTGGGGGATGCCCCGCATGATGCGGGTGTGAAGGAATGGTGAACTTCGGCAGCAGCGTGGCACTGGGTGCCTTGCTTTGTCATGAGAATGCCAAAACAACGGCTTGAAATGCCCATGTCCAGCTGGGGATTCGTCCTGCAGAGATCACTTTTCAGCCGTGGGAACGGCTCCGGAGCTTCCGAAAGCAGAGATCGCGCGGTTAGGCTCCCCCGGCGCGCGCATCGGGCGCGACGCGAGGGGTGGGGGAACATCCGCGGTGGGGGACATGACCAACGACATCGACGTACCCAGATCCGCCGAACCGGCAGGATCGGGTGAATCCGCTGAATCCGCTGAATCGACCAGTTCAGCCGGATCGGCAGGAGCCACTGGACCGACTGGACCGGTGACAGGAGCCGCTGGACCGGCTGGTCCGGCCAGGTCCGAGAAGGGCATGAACGAGGGCGCGCAGGTCATATCGGCACTGATAGTGGTCGCATGTCTCGCGGTGGGCTTCTGGGTGATCGCGAAGAACCAGCCCGACCCCAAGGACAGCCCACCCGCCTCGTGTTCCCGCTCGGACGACGACGTACCGCTGTCGAAGCCCGTCTCCGGTGTGCAACTGTGCGAGGCGCTCAACCGCCCGGACCTGCCGACGCTCCTCGGCACGCCCGACGACCGCGTGTGGAGCGCCACCAGCAACGAAGCCACGTCCAGCGACAAGCGCGACGTCATGTCGACCGACCCCGAGGCCACCGTCCAACTGGAGGGCTACTCGGTGAAGCTCACGGAGTCCGAGGACATCTCGGTCTCCGACATCGTCGACTCCGAGTTCCTGTCCATAACGGGAGAGCCGAAAACGGTCCTGGGCCACAGGGCGTTCCTCTACTCGGGCCGGACCCTCGGCATCGTCTTCAAGGACGGAAAGGGCTCCACCGGCCCCGGGGGCGTCTCACGCAACCTCATGGTCGCCAAGGACCCCAAGGACGGCGGCGGTACGTACGAGATCTCCATCTGGCGCCAGGACGACCTGCCCCCCGACGGCACGGCACTGCTCCGGGTCGCCGCGCGGGTGCTGCCGACGGTGCCGGGGTGGCCGACGGTCTGACT contains these protein-coding regions:
- a CDS encoding DUF6215 domain-containing protein gives rise to the protein MNEGAQVISALIVVACLAVGFWVIAKNQPDPKDSPPASCSRSDDDVPLSKPVSGVQLCEALNRPDLPTLLGTPDDRVWSATSNEATSSDKRDVMSTDPEATVQLEGYSVKLTESEDISVSDIVDSEFLSITGEPKTVLGHRAFLYSGRTLGIVFKDGKGSTGPGGVSRNLMVAKDPKDGGGTYEISIWRQDDLPPDGTALLRVAARVLPTVPGWPTV